A genomic region of Gigantopelta aegis isolate Gae_Host unplaced genomic scaffold, Gae_host_genome ctg6757_pilon_pilon, whole genome shotgun sequence contains the following coding sequences:
- the LOC121366709 gene encoding beta-1,3-galactosyl-O-glycosyl-glycoprotein beta-1,6-N-acetylglucosaminyltransferase-like — translation MIASDERTKRIGWRYLLFVIVSAFGIFSYVIIFDRTKFHELLCTINGQLVSNQFETQKIVWRNKTLLLLGRFANRCKSTEIVINKKVLEDAEAFKQRQSKENSIPQRDVVKVNCSGLITGSNATLQEVKQLMQNVKRPTIPDSYFITETKDCHMYRLKRGYFLDNMTSEEENFPIAFSILMFKHVSQVERLLRAIYRPQNYYCIHLDKKVSSNISAAVHGIANCFSNVFLTSRSVDVRWGTFTVLEPELICMQELWKYRKWKYFINLTGQEFPLKTNLDMVRILKAYNDANDIGATIKR, via the coding sequence ATGATTGCATCAGATGAACGAACAAAGAGAATCGGATGGagatatttgttatttgttattgtCAGTGCGTTTGGAATTTTTTCTTACGTCATAATCTTTGATCGGACAAAGTTTCATGAACTGCTATGCACAATAAATGGTCAGCTGGTTTCTAATCAGTTCGAAACGCAGAAGATAGTATGGAGGAACAAAACATTACTTCTATTAGGACGATTTGCAAACCGGTGCAAAAGCACTGAGATAGTAATTAACAAAAAGGTATTAGAAGACGCTGAGGCGTTTAAACAGAGACAGTCGAAGGAGAACAGTATTCCTCAACGCGACGTTGTCAAGGTCAACTGCAGCGGGTTGATAACCGGAAGTAATGCTACTTTGCAGGAAGTGAAACAACTAATGCAGAATGTCAAGCGACCGACTATCCCCGATTCTTACTTCATAACTGAAACCAAAGATTGTCACATGTATCGTCTGAAAAGAGGCTACTTTCttgataatatgacgtcagAAGAGGAAAACTTTCCCATAGCTTTCAGCATTCTCATGTTTAAACATGTAAGTCAAGTTGAACGTCTTCTGCGCGCCATTTATCGTCCACAAAATTATTACTGTATTCACCTGGATAAAAAAGTTTCAAGTAATATATCTGCTGCTGTTCACGGCATTGCAAACTGTTTTAGTAATGTGTTTCTGACGTCACGATCAGTAGATGTTAGGTGGGGAACATTCACCGTTTTGGAACCGGAACTAATCTGTATGCAGGAACTGTGGAAGTACCGGAAGTGGAAGTATTTCATTAATCTGACTGGACAAGAGTTCCCACTGAAGACGAATTTGGACATGGTGAGAATACTAAAGGCTTACAATGATGCCAATGACATTGGGGCGACAATAAAAAGGTGA